In a single window of the Porites lutea chromosome 14, jaPorLute2.1, whole genome shotgun sequence genome:
- the LOC140924314 gene encoding leucine-rich repeat-containing protein 57-like, giving the protein MGNSISPHLENAQKTGVCSLCGNRLSEVPPELFHLGASLRTLDLSNNKIKVLPSAVGGFTSLKNLTLTSNHLGSLPLELSQLKKLEILAVDKNSLKTLPAGLFTNLTHLKTLSLSSNLLTAFPESLGALRHLDAIDLSDNKIRTLPDSVGDLQVVELNMNRNQIASLPDSLASCTRLKVLRIEENCLPLEAVTPQLLKESSISLLAVEGNLFDIKQLRETEGFDQYMARFTATKKKFT; this is encoded by the exons ATGGGTAATTCAATATCACCGCATTTGGAAAATGCACAAAAAACCGGTGTTTGCTCTCTTTGTGGCAATAGACTTTCTGAG GTTCCTCCTGAGCTGTTTCATCTGGGAGCATCTTTGCGAACACTTGATCTGTCCAATAACAAAATCAAAGTCCTGCCTTCAGCAGTTGGAGGCTTTACTTCCCTTAAGAACCTGACACTGACATCTAATCACCTTG GTTCCTTGCCATTAGAACTCTCACAGCTGAAGAAGTTAGAAATCTTAGCTGTTGACAAAAATAGTCTCAAGACCCTTCCTGCTGGACTTTTCACAAACCTAACTCATCTGAAAACCCTCTCGCTTTCATCAAATCTGCTGACAGCATTTCCTGAAAGCCTTGGTGCATTAAGACATTTAGATGCAATTGATTTGTCTGATAATAAAATACGCACTCTCCCTGATTCTGTTGGAGATCTGCAAGTTGTAGAACTTAATATGAACAGAAATCAAATTGCATCACTCCCAGATAGTCTGGCCAGCTGCACTCGCCTTAAGGTGTTAAGAATAGAAGAGAATTGTTTGCCCTTAGAAGCAGTCACCCCACAACTTCTGAAAGAGTCATCAATTTCTTTGCTTGCTGTGGAAGGcaatttgtttgatattaaaCAACTGAGAGAGACAGAAGGTTTTGACCAG TACATGGCACGTTTTacagcaacaaagaaaaagtttacATAA
- the LOC140924315 gene encoding cancer-related nucleoside-triphosphatase-like isoform X2 yields MASAGRRHVLLTGSPGVGKTTLCRKVYEVLKDKGVYVQGFYTEEVRSSTKGSRVGFDIVTLDGQRGQLARIKGDGQTARGKSSPSVGNYLVDVKSFEQLALPTISLNSDTIKGTLNMVVIVDEVGKMELFSQDFVNSVRELFSSSQATILATVPISKQRPILFVDELKRRPDVELVEVSIT; encoded by the exons atggcgtctgcCGGAAGAAGACATGTTCTTTTGACTGGATCTCCAG GAGTGGGCAAGACTACCTTGTGCAGAAAAGTTTATGAAGTCCTCAAAGACAAGGGAGTTTATGTGCAAGGGTTCTACACAGAAGAGGTTCGTAGCTCTACCAAGGGGAGTAGAGTGGGGTTTGATATTGTTACTCTAGATGGACAACGTGGACAATTGGCAAGAATAAAGGG TGATGGTCAGACTGCTAGAGGGAAATCATCCCCTTCTGTGGGAAATTACTTGGTGGATGTCAAATCCTTTGAGCAGCTCGCACTTCCGACTATAAGTCTCAACTCTGATACAATTAAG GGGACCTTAAACATGGTGGTTATAGTTGATGAAGTTGGTAAAATGGAGCTGTTTAGTCAGGACTTTGTTAACTCCGTTCGTGAGCTGTTTTCGTCGTCTCAAGCCACAATCTTAGCTACTGTACCTATTTCTAAGCAAAGGCCCATCTTATTTGTTGATGAGCTAAAAAGAAGACCTGACGTTGAGCTCGTTGAAGTGAGTATAACATAA
- the LOC140924315 gene encoding cancer-related nucleoside-triphosphatase homolog isoform X1, translated as MASAGRRHVLLTGSPGVGKTTLCRKVYEVLKDKGVYVQGFYTEEVRSSTKGSRVGFDIVTLDGQRGQLARIKGDGQTARGKSSPSVGNYLVDVKSFEQLALPTISLNSDTIKGTLNMVVIVDEVGKMELFSQDFVNSVRELFSSSQATILATVPISKQRPILFVDELKRRPDVELVEVTRGTRDELVGKVVSMIEDSRMKT; from the exons atggcgtctgcCGGAAGAAGACATGTTCTTTTGACTGGATCTCCAG GAGTGGGCAAGACTACCTTGTGCAGAAAAGTTTATGAAGTCCTCAAAGACAAGGGAGTTTATGTGCAAGGGTTCTACACAGAAGAGGTTCGTAGCTCTACCAAGGGGAGTAGAGTGGGGTTTGATATTGTTACTCTAGATGGACAACGTGGACAATTGGCAAGAATAAAGGG TGATGGTCAGACTGCTAGAGGGAAATCATCCCCTTCTGTGGGAAATTACTTGGTGGATGTCAAATCCTTTGAGCAGCTCGCACTTCCGACTATAAGTCTCAACTCTGATACAATTAAG GGGACCTTAAACATGGTGGTTATAGTTGATGAAGTTGGTAAAATGGAGCTGTTTAGTCAGGACTTTGTTAACTCCGTTCGTGAGCTGTTTTCGTCGTCTCAAGCCACAATCTTAGCTACTGTACCTATTTCTAAGCAAAGGCCCATCTTATTTGTTGATGAGCTAAAAAGAAGACCTGACGTTGAGCTCGTTGAA GTAACAAGAGGTACACGAGATGAGTTAGTCGGTAAGGTAGTAAGCATGATTGAAGACTCCAGAATGAAAACGTGA